Proteins from a single region of Desulfobacter postgatei 2ac9:
- a CDS encoding HD domain-containing protein: protein MQDLNCSTARDYISIIAANKDHDSIYRNSSIEQGMPPSYAGTQFKYGIEEIAMKETNNGWSQEAYIKACRFAAERHKGQLVPGTEWSYLAHLSMVSMEIMAALNHETGMDGNFAVQAAILHDTIEDTDTTYEELLSEFGQHVADGILALTKDKKIEKQHQMSDSLRRIKLQSKEIWMVKMADRITNLQPPPPYWTTEKRKKYLGQAKLILGELRFGSDFLSKRLNDKINAYQCYI, encoded by the coding sequence ATGCAGGATTTGAATTGCTCAACTGCCAGGGACTACATTTCAATTATAGCAGCGAATAAAGATCACGACAGCATTTACCGGAATAGTTCAATCGAGCAGGGAATGCCCCCCTCATATGCCGGTACACAATTTAAATACGGAATAGAAGAAATTGCCATGAAAGAAACAAACAACGGATGGTCGCAGGAAGCATATATAAAGGCCTGCAGGTTCGCTGCTGAAAGACATAAGGGGCAATTGGTCCCTGGTACTGAATGGTCATATTTAGCACACCTCAGTATGGTCAGTATGGAAATCATGGCCGCTTTAAATCATGAAACCGGTATGGATGGAAATTTTGCCGTTCAAGCTGCCATCCTCCATGATACCATTGAGGATACAGATACCACTTATGAGGAACTGCTATCAGAGTTCGGACAGCATGTTGCAGATGGCATTCTTGCCCTGACCAAAGATAAAAAAATTGAAAAACAACATCAAATGTCAGACAGCTTGAGACGGATAAAACTCCAATCCAAAGAAATCTGGATGGTCAAAATGGCTGACAGGATAACCAACCTCCAGCCCCCACCACCCTATTGGACAACAGAGAAAAGGAAAAAATATCTGGGCCAGGCTAAATTGATCTTGGGTGAATTAAGATTTGGCAGCGACTTTTTGTCTAAGCGATTGAATGACAAGATTAATGCGTATCAGTGCTATATTTGA
- a CDS encoding addiction module antidote protein has translation MTLERKPFDIAEHLNTPEDIRNFLQEVLDTGDESDFIHALSTAARAMGMSEVAKKAGVTRASLYKSLSENGNPGFITISKVTKALGCKLAVT, from the coding sequence ATGACCCTTGAAAGAAAACCCTTTGACATTGCAGAGCACTTGAACACACCGGAAGATATCAGAAATTTTTTACAGGAAGTGCTTGATACAGGAGATGAATCCGATTTTATACACGCATTAAGTACGGCGGCCCGGGCCATGGGCATGAGCGAAGTGGCCAAAAAAGCCGGTGTCACCCGGGCAAGCCTTTATAAATCACTGTCAGAAAATGGGAACCCGGGGTTCATTACGATCAGCAAAGTCACCAAGGCTCTGGGGTGCAAACTGGCTGTGACATAA
- a CDS encoding nitroreductase family protein produces MPLFRIDYDKCDKDGLCALDCPAKIIEMKNEGPFLIEEAEELCIQCGHCVAICTKGAFHLETISPEDCLPIQKDLILTSAQAEHFLRSRRSIRVYKKQPVPKDLFEKALSIACCAPTASNKQPVKWLVFDKEEDVKDIASQVIDWMNFVLKKHPEKALIMNFDRVIKQWNLGVDRICRDAPQLVFAYASNEFGSASADCHTALAYLELALPAFGLGSCWAGYVNYAAAQWPGLSEKLGLPDNHTCHGALMVGIPKIKYARAPKRNEPDITYFAG; encoded by the coding sequence ATGCCCCTATTTAGAATCGATTATGACAAATGTGACAAGGATGGGCTTTGTGCGCTTGACTGCCCTGCAAAAATTATTGAAATGAAAAATGAAGGCCCGTTTCTTATAGAGGAGGCCGAAGAATTATGCATCCAGTGTGGACATTGTGTTGCCATATGCACCAAAGGCGCGTTTCACCTTGAAACGATCTCACCGGAAGACTGCCTACCCATTCAAAAGGATTTAATTCTAACATCAGCACAGGCTGAACATTTTTTAAGATCCAGGCGATCCATCAGGGTGTATAAAAAACAACCTGTGCCAAAAGATCTGTTTGAAAAGGCCCTTTCAATTGCATGCTGCGCACCGACGGCAAGTAACAAGCAACCAGTTAAGTGGTTGGTGTTTGACAAAGAAGAGGATGTTAAAGACATTGCCTCTCAGGTCATAGACTGGATGAATTTCGTCCTGAAGAAGCATCCTGAGAAAGCTTTAATAATGAATTTTGATAGAGTAATCAAACAATGGAATCTGGGTGTTGACAGAATATGCAGGGATGCACCTCAGCTCGTCTTTGCCTATGCATCCAATGAATTCGGAAGTGCTTCGGCCGACTGTCATACCGCCCTTGCTTACCTTGAACTTGCCTTACCGGCATTTGGTCTGGGAAGTTGCTGGGCTGGTTATGTCAATTATGCCGCTGCTCAGTGGCCGGGTCTATCAGAAAAACTGGGGCTGCCTGACAATCATACTTGTCACGGAGCGCTCATGGTTGGAATACCAAAAATAAAATATGCCAGGGCACCTAAAAGAAATGAGCCCGATATTACTTATTTTGCAGGCTAA
- a CDS encoding DEAD/DEAH box helicase, translating into MIEEYQRLDKRVQKWLFNQGWPDLREIQKRAIAPILSGDRDVLISASTAAGKTEAFFLPACSAIAEEENGFGILYISPLKALINDQYRRLESLSEMLDMQVTPWHGDSLQSKKKKARNNPSGILLITPESLESLLVREPGWVKQSFTSLKYIVIDEFHAFIGTERGQQLLSLLIRLEHITGRISNPIPRVALSATLGELEKVPHSLRPNNSLPCETITSSKQQSTIKVQVKGYLEPIDIMADETRTSAEQRICQEIYKLCRGDSHLVFANSRSRTESIAAQLSDLCEQQVVPNEFFPHHGSLAKELRETLEARLQKETLPTTAICTMTLELGIDIGKVSSVIQVTAPHSVSSLRQRLGRSGRRNSPSILRMLIAENELSDKSNIVDGLRLELVQSLAMIRLLIVENWFEPADTEQMHLSTLLHQILAVIAQWGSVRADQLYSLLCEQGSFKEISIHHFKTLLSHMGTVQLIQQLNSGELVLGSEGERLTNSYTFYAVFKTPEEFRIVAGSKTLGTLPVDSLILKDQHIIFGGRRWKVTDIDDEKKVIYVSATKGGKPPKFNGSGMSIHDRVRQEMLSIYRTGDYRIEIGNQKIDFVDNPGRQLFIEGAYFFKEANLEYQPVYQNGKHCYIFSWMGDKVVNTLAVLLIRSGFLCSVFAGVIEVQNSNADDIKNCLIDIANGVLPDETELSRTLSIQQKLIEKYDEYLPEELLTVGYGRKSFNSRATKQWILGSLV; encoded by the coding sequence ATGATAGAGGAATATCAGCGCCTTGATAAGCGTGTACAAAAATGGTTGTTTAATCAGGGATGGCCTGATCTAAGAGAAATACAGAAACGGGCAATCGCACCTATTTTGTCAGGTGATAGAGATGTTCTGATTAGCGCATCAACGGCGGCAGGTAAAACAGAAGCTTTTTTTCTACCAGCATGTAGTGCAATAGCCGAAGAGGAAAACGGCTTTGGAATTCTGTATATAAGTCCCTTAAAGGCGCTGATTAACGATCAGTACCGCAGGCTGGAAAGCTTAAGTGAAATGTTGGATATGCAGGTTACGCCGTGGCATGGTGATAGCCTTCAATCCAAAAAGAAGAAAGCCAGAAATAATCCTTCCGGCATTCTCCTTATTACCCCTGAATCCTTAGAATCCCTCTTAGTCAGGGAGCCGGGATGGGTAAAACAATCCTTCACCTCACTCAAATATATCGTCATTGATGAATTTCATGCGTTTATCGGAACAGAACGGGGTCAGCAATTACTTTCCCTACTTATCCGTCTTGAACATATTACTGGTCGAATCTCCAATCCTATTCCACGAGTTGCGTTAAGTGCGACTCTCGGAGAGCTTGAAAAAGTTCCTCATTCTCTCAGGCCAAATAATAGTCTGCCTTGTGAAACCATTACCAGCAGTAAGCAGCAAAGCACTATTAAGGTTCAGGTGAAGGGATATTTAGAACCGATAGATATCATGGCAGATGAAACACGCACCTCTGCCGAACAACGGATTTGTCAGGAAATTTATAAACTCTGTAGAGGCGACTCACATTTGGTTTTTGCGAATAGCCGAAGCCGTACAGAAAGTATTGCTGCGCAGTTAAGCGATTTATGCGAACAGCAAGTCGTACCGAATGAATTTTTCCCACATCATGGTTCTTTAGCCAAGGAACTGCGAGAAACTTTAGAAGCTAGATTACAAAAAGAGACCCTACCTACTACTGCCATTTGTACCATGACCCTAGAGTTAGGTATCGACATCGGCAAAGTAAGTTCTGTTATTCAGGTTACCGCTCCACACTCGGTATCAAGCTTACGTCAGCGCTTAGGTCGATCCGGAAGAAGAAATTCACCATCTATTTTACGAATGCTCATCGCTGAAAATGAACTGAGTGATAAATCTAATATTGTAGATGGTCTTAGATTAGAGTTGGTTCAGTCATTAGCAATGATACGGTTACTTATCGTAGAGAATTGGTTTGAACCAGCAGATACAGAGCAAATGCACCTCTCAACACTTTTACACCAGATTCTTGCCGTAATAGCACAGTGGGGAAGCGTCAGAGCAGATCAATTGTACTCTTTATTGTGTGAGCAAGGATCATTCAAAGAAATATCTATTCATCACTTCAAGACCCTCTTGTCCCATATGGGAACAGTTCAGTTAATACAACAACTCAATAGCGGTGAACTAGTCTTAGGAAGTGAAGGCGAACGTCTTACCAATTCCTATACCTTCTATGCGGTCTTTAAAACACCTGAGGAATTCCGCATTGTTGCCGGAAGCAAAACACTTGGAACGCTACCCGTTGATTCGCTAATTCTAAAAGATCAGCACATTATATTTGGTGGTCGTAGGTGGAAGGTCACGGATATTGATGATGAAAAGAAAGTAATCTACGTGAGTGCTACAAAAGGCGGTAAACCTCCAAAATTTAACGGTAGCGGCATGTCGATTCATGACAGGGTTCGACAAGAGATGTTAAGTATCTATCGAACTGGTGACTATCGTATTGAGATTGGCAATCAGAAAATAGATTTTGTGGATAATCCCGGAAGGCAGTTATTTATAGAAGGAGCGTACTTTTTTAAAGAAGCCAACCTTGAATATCAACCCGTCTATCAAAATGGTAAGCACTGTTATATTTTCTCATGGATGGGTGATAAAGTCGTTAATACCCTTGCTGTTTTACTCATTCGAAGCGGTTTTTTATGTAGCGTTTTTGCTGGTGTTATTGAAGTACAAAATTCTAATGCGGATGACATAAAGAATTGCTTAATAGATATAGCAAATGGTGTACTACCGGATGAAACCGAACTTTCGAGAACACTTTCTATTCAGCAAAAGCTAATTGAAAAGTATGATGAGTATCTGCCTGAAGAGTTGCTAACCGTGGGGTACGGGAGAAAATCTTTTAATTCTAGGGCTACTAAACAGTGGATATTAGGCAGCCTTGTTTGA
- a CDS encoding ATP-binding protein produces MEKRIRLKERDAIIQSLKSGVTPKIGVQHIQVGRSNEVKALYKDIERISEGGAAFRLIIGDYGSGKTFFLSVVRSIALEKKLVTVNADLSPDRRVQASSGQARNLYSELMRNLATRNKPDGNALANVVERFVTQARKEADEKNTNVSTVIHQKLASLSELVGGYDFAKVIDAYWNGHEQDNEELKTNAIRWLRAEYTTKTDARRDLDVRTIISDNSFYDALKLMSLFVRQAGYEGLLVNLDEMVNLYKLSSTQARTSNYEQILRILNDCLQGSAEYLGFLLGGTPEFLLDPRRGLYSYEALQSRLAENSFAQRAGVIDYSSPALHLSSLTPEELYILLKNLRHVFAEGDTSKYLVPDDALKSFLHHCSQTIGDAYFRTPRNTIKAFLDMLAVLEQNPSMQWSQLVQSITIEDDRPSDTDEIMVDEETIEIMNSGGLADFKL; encoded by the coding sequence ATGGAAAAACGTATCCGGTTAAAAGAACGTGACGCAATCATTCAATCACTGAAATCAGGCGTGACTCCTAAGATCGGGGTTCAGCACATTCAGGTAGGTCGAAGTAATGAAGTTAAAGCGTTGTATAAGGACATCGAAAGAATTTCTGAGGGTGGTGCAGCATTCAGACTTATCATTGGCGATTATGGCTCAGGGAAGACATTTTTTCTGAGCGTAGTACGTTCCATTGCCCTTGAAAAGAAACTGGTAACGGTCAATGCGGATCTTTCACCGGATCGACGTGTACAGGCTTCTTCAGGTCAGGCACGAAATCTATATTCCGAACTTATGAGGAATCTGGCAACCCGTAATAAGCCGGATGGAAATGCATTAGCTAATGTTGTAGAACGGTTTGTAACTCAGGCTCGTAAAGAAGCAGATGAAAAGAACACTAACGTTTCAACAGTAATACATCAAAAATTAGCCTCTTTATCAGAACTGGTTGGCGGGTATGATTTTGCAAAAGTCATTGATGCTTACTGGAACGGCCATGAGCAGGATAATGAAGAACTAAAAACAAATGCTATTCGTTGGCTACGTGCTGAATACACTACAAAGACCGATGCCCGAAGGGATCTTGATGTCAGAACGATTATTTCGGACAACTCGTTTTATGATGCGTTAAAACTTATGAGCCTATTTGTACGTCAGGCAGGCTATGAAGGCTTACTCGTTAATCTGGATGAGATGGTCAATCTGTATAAATTGAGCAGCACGCAAGCACGCACATCTAACTATGAGCAGATTCTACGGATTTTAAATGACTGCCTTCAGGGTTCGGCAGAATATCTCGGATTTCTACTGGGTGGTACACCGGAGTTTTTACTAGATCCCCGCAGAGGGTTATATAGTTATGAAGCGCTGCAATCCCGTTTAGCTGAAAACAGCTTTGCACAGCGAGCAGGTGTGATTGATTACTCCTCTCCAGCACTTCACCTATCGAGTTTAACACCTGAAGAACTCTATATTCTCCTGAAGAACTTGCGCCATGTATTTGCCGAAGGCGACACGTCTAAATATCTTGTTCCAGATGATGCCCTAAAATCATTTCTACACCATTGCAGCCAGACTATCGGGGATGCTTATTTCCGTACGCCAAGAAATACCATCAAAGCATTTTTAGATATGCTGGCAGTCTTGGAGCAAAACCCTTCTATGCAATGGTCGCAGTTAGTTCAATCAATTACGATTGAGGATGATCGTCCAAGTGATACAGATGAAATTATGGTGGACGAAGAGACTATCGAAATTATGAACTCTGGCGGATTAGCTGATTTCAAATTATGA
- a CDS encoding IS630 family transposase, producing MGKYQFDSLIDKPRSGRTPLIHSEMHDEVIDIVKKNPRQLKSAITEIQEKFGKKVSVKTLKRIIKKTDVGVEDGNLSKAKRNENEFREAQKEIEILKDEDKANIIDLYYFDESGFTGVPEIPYAWQDEDEQLLLPSGKTSRINVLGFLNKQNDFFPCVFDCSVTSDIVTACFDAFSRYITKRTIVVLDNAPIHHSAIFKSQIGTWEERGLFLYFIPKYSPELNLIEILWKHIKYFWLSTSAYKGFEFLKTELNNILASVGKEFTISFS from the coding sequence ATGGGAAAATATCAATTTGACTCTTTAATTGATAAACCACGTTCTGGAAGAACGCCGCTGATCCATAGTGAGATGCATGATGAAGTTATTGATATTGTGAAGAAAAATCCAAGACAACTTAAAAGTGCCATTACTGAAATACAGGAAAAGTTTGGTAAAAAAGTCAGCGTAAAAACCCTGAAACGGATTATAAAAAAAACTGACGTTGGTGTCGAGGACGGAAATCTCTCAAAAGCAAAACGCAATGAGAACGAGTTCAGGGAAGCGCAAAAGGAAATTGAGATCTTGAAAGATGAAGATAAGGCAAATATCATTGACTTGTATTATTTTGATGAATCTGGATTTACCGGCGTTCCTGAGATTCCATATGCCTGGCAAGATGAGGATGAGCAGCTTTTGCTTCCGAGTGGAAAAACCTCAAGAATCAATGTGTTGGGATTCTTGAATAAGCAAAATGATTTCTTTCCTTGCGTTTTTGACTGCTCAGTTACTTCAGATATTGTAACCGCCTGCTTTGATGCGTTTTCACGTTACATAACAAAAAGAACCATTGTTGTTCTGGATAATGCTCCAATACATCACAGCGCCATTTTTAAATCTCAAATTGGGACATGGGAAGAAAGAGGCCTTTTTCTATACTTTATTCCCAAATATTCACCGGAGTTGAATCTGATTGAAATTTTATGGAAACATATCAAGTACTTTTGGCTATCAACATCTGCTTATAAAGGATTTGAATTTTTGAAAACTGAGTTAAATAATATATTGGCAAGCGTCGGTAAGGAATTTACAATTTCGTTTTCTTAA
- a CDS encoding DUF294 nucleotidyltransferase-like domain-containing protein: MNIELQEIRSFLANNHPFDLLSEKTLSDLSEKLQIRNFSRNSEIPDTGTLFDHLYLIRTGKVELNTAEGELQARLGENDMFGYRSSHVGSRDKLKAFAMEETLVYQLCAADLYRICDQNAQLNCFFDTSDEVQSRRQREAISLFSQSDQTQLNLMLTPVMELLSRNLVKVPVTATIQETAQVMSQNRVSSILIYHEPERREQKLIGIVTDRDLRNRVIAKGLDLNDRVSEIMTENPATINSSDFAFKAQLQMARYNVHHIPVMANNRLAGMITTTDLTRRQHTCPTVDIVGDIYKHTDIDSIKEVTAKIPELLINLVDSGATAMSVGRLITSITDAVTIRLLQLAEKRLGPAPVAYAWVAAGSQAREEQIAKTDQDNMLILADDYIPREHSKYFRLLARHVCDGLNDCGYIYCPGDMMATNYDWRQPLTVWKKNFNQWIDRPEPEALMLTSVFFDLRCIYGNHSLFQDLRDHVLGKTRDNHIFLAHMTRNALSSQPPLGFFRNFILIKGGEHDHTFDIKLNGIVPIVDFVRVYALAQCSSAINTLDRIDLMESSNAISIESAGDLHDALEFISNLRIQHQARQVKAGKEMDNFVSPDNLSHVDRNRLKEAFLVIRNMQSVMKYRYQR; this comes from the coding sequence ATGAATATTGAATTACAGGAAATACGCAGCTTTCTGGCAAACAACCATCCATTTGACCTATTGTCGGAAAAAACGTTGTCCGACTTGTCGGAAAAGCTACAGATACGCAATTTTTCCAGAAATTCCGAGATACCCGATACCGGAACCCTGTTTGATCACCTTTACCTGATCCGTACCGGAAAGGTGGAACTTAATACGGCAGAGGGTGAGCTGCAGGCCCGCCTCGGTGAAAATGATATGTTTGGATATCGTTCATCCCACGTCGGTAGCCGGGACAAGCTTAAAGCATTTGCCATGGAGGAGACCTTGGTATATCAGCTCTGCGCTGCTGATCTATACAGGATTTGCGATCAAAATGCCCAGCTCAACTGTTTCTTTGACACCTCCGATGAAGTGCAAAGTAGACGGCAGCGTGAAGCCATAAGCCTGTTCAGTCAAAGTGATCAGACCCAGCTCAATTTGATGCTTACACCGGTCATGGAACTGTTAAGCCGCAACCTGGTCAAAGTGCCGGTTACAGCCACCATACAGGAGACTGCCCAGGTAATGAGCCAAAATCGTGTCTCTTCAATCCTTATATACCACGAACCAGAACGCCGCGAACAAAAACTGATCGGGATTGTTACCGACCGTGACCTGCGCAATCGGGTTATTGCCAAGGGGCTGGACCTTAACGACAGGGTAAGTGAAATCATGACCGAGAACCCGGCTACGATTAACAGCAGCGATTTTGCTTTTAAGGCCCAACTTCAAATGGCCCGCTACAACGTCCATCATATTCCGGTGATGGCCAACAACCGCCTGGCGGGCATGATTACCACCACTGATCTCACCAGGCGACAGCACACCTGCCCTACGGTCGATATTGTTGGTGATATCTACAAACACACTGATATTGACAGCATAAAGGAGGTAACGGCAAAGATTCCCGAGCTGCTGATCAATCTGGTTGATAGCGGGGCAACAGCCATGAGCGTAGGGCGCCTGATTACGTCTATCACAGATGCCGTCACTATTCGCCTGCTTCAGTTGGCCGAAAAAAGATTGGGGCCTGCTCCCGTGGCCTACGCCTGGGTCGCCGCAGGCTCCCAGGCGCGAGAGGAACAGATTGCCAAGACGGATCAGGATAATATGCTGATCCTGGCGGATGATTACATTCCAAGAGAGCATAGCAAATACTTCCGTCTGCTGGCCAGACATGTCTGTGATGGACTCAACGACTGTGGTTACATCTACTGCCCCGGAGACATGATGGCGACCAACTATGATTGGCGCCAACCCCTGACAGTCTGGAAAAAAAATTTCAACCAGTGGATTGACCGGCCTGAGCCCGAAGCCCTGATGCTGACCAGTGTTTTTTTTGATTTACGTTGCATATACGGCAACCACAGCCTGTTTCAAGACCTGCGAGATCATGTGCTAGGCAAGACCCGCGACAATCATATCTTCCTGGCCCATATGACAAGGAACGCGCTTTCCAGCCAACCACCGTTGGGGTTTTTCCGTAATTTTATATTAATCAAAGGAGGAGAACACGACCATACATTTGATATCAAGCTCAACGGCATTGTCCCTATTGTGGATTTTGTCCGTGTCTACGCCCTTGCCCAGTGCAGTAGCGCAATCAATACCCTGGATCGCATTGATTTGATGGAAAGCAGCAACGCTATCTCTATCGAAAGTGCCGGGGATCTGCATGATGCGCTTGAATTTATAAGCAATCTGCGCATTCAGCACCAGGCAAGACAGGTCAAAGCCGGCAAGGAAATGGACAACTTTGTATCACCGGACAACCTTTCGCACGTTGATCGCAACCGCCTTAAAGAAGCATTCCTGGTGATTCGTAACATGCAGTCAGTGATGAAGTATCGATACCAACGGTAG
- a CDS encoding helix-turn-helix domain-containing protein, producing MRSYSEIIKSLVLIEFSDEESNRTKLRAQALRLSNSGYSISQISQICLTTQETVSKWIDGWENINLTL from the coding sequence ATGAGATCATATTCGGAAATTATTAAATCCTTGGTCCTTATTGAATTTTCGGATGAAGAGTCAAACCGTACTAAACTCAGGGCTCAAGCACTCCGATTGAGCAACTCTGGGTATAGTATCAGTCAGATTTCACAAATATGTTTGACCACTCAGGAAACAGTTTCGAAGTGGATTGATGGATGGGAAAATATCAATTTGACTCTTTAA
- a CDS encoding tellurite resistance TerB family protein: MEFWLLVGGAVILYYAIKAMATPSKQQAQKNNRPSSKNEVSVSMATSNRVVANSNRYDDDDLATFSISYAYDEEKSKNKTPGKWIKSSESIIINGHAITGGNFYFGGKLSSLDGYGTEASLVDDSLKIENKPSTFEDESLGYWPKFISLTPKGRGAFLSWLSGNRSDPDTPLGYVFIYFYGIERRITVDSLKQEVDDTEFKALFDEVLRLKGIYGSSRSFSNYATRLLEIMCLLRPHVVSHPELGKTPQRDSLLFKHRLATTVNDEKPIPAELALAWIRFYPDYNLKKPARRCGYEFSQMFTRLYSKKYGDGIVVKPNKIRLRIEYHPASSSLRGISLPQQDLPDPSNLKGPVNKLIAIADECTAELDAYSRYLAKPDTSRTDIEAVLLLPDELSDLRATLGLGKFKKWADDAISTKKGLVDVEEFWTYTKSPLPSKINKKEAELIQNLAQKAGYGIAPDTRYHHAKTSADGKLVLFPEGHSKYFEPSKAYSEMGMALRLGAMVATIDSHVDQAELNLLTQLIDYDTNLSPTEKQSLHAYLIWRLNTPSNITGLKARLETLGKTEKAAVSRILVGVAMADGKIDPEEIKQLEKLYTLLGLDKALVTGDIHGMSSGKAGLRPSSSQSETTSSTPTSFQLNESILAIHESETKDVQSMLGAIFVEEEPTGEPGNSTTDSTTIEEEIGIDKRHYALFESLIRKDKWTREEVEALCRDSGLMVSGALETINDWSFDKADAAVIEEDGDAIYVDQEIVEEIEG; encoded by the coding sequence ATGGAATTTTGGTTATTAGTAGGAGGTGCGGTAATTTTGTACTACGCCATCAAAGCAATGGCAACGCCCTCAAAACAACAAGCTCAGAAGAATAATAGGCCAAGTTCCAAAAATGAGGTCAGTGTAAGCATGGCTACAAGCAATAGGGTTGTGGCGAACAGTAATCGTTATGATGACGATGATCTGGCTACTTTCAGTATTTCATATGCCTATGACGAGGAAAAAAGCAAAAACAAAACACCTGGTAAATGGATAAAATCCAGTGAATCTATCATCATCAATGGTCATGCAATTACTGGTGGTAACTTTTATTTTGGAGGAAAGCTCAGTTCATTAGATGGATATGGAACAGAAGCCTCATTAGTTGATGATTCACTAAAAATTGAAAACAAACCATCCACATTTGAAGATGAAAGTTTAGGCTATTGGCCTAAATTTATATCGCTCACTCCTAAAGGGCGTGGAGCTTTCCTTAGTTGGCTATCTGGAAATAGAAGTGATCCAGATACACCTTTAGGTTATGTGTTTATTTATTTCTATGGCATTGAAAGGCGTATTACCGTTGATTCACTTAAACAGGAAGTAGATGACACAGAATTTAAAGCGTTGTTTGACGAGGTTCTAAGATTAAAAGGCATTTACGGCAGTAGTCGCTCCTTTTCAAATTATGCAACACGTCTATTGGAAATCATGTGTCTACTACGTCCTCACGTAGTATCACATCCAGAACTGGGAAAAACACCTCAAAGGGATTCACTGTTATTTAAACATCGACTTGCCACTACGGTAAATGATGAAAAGCCCATTCCCGCCGAACTGGCATTGGCTTGGATTCGGTTTTATCCAGATTATAATTTAAAGAAACCAGCACGGCGTTGTGGATATGAATTCAGCCAGATGTTTACACGCCTCTATAGTAAAAAATATGGTGACGGCATTGTTGTCAAACCCAATAAAATACGGTTAAGGATTGAGTATCATCCAGCCAGCTCCTCTCTACGTGGTATATCCTTGCCTCAACAGGATCTTCCCGATCCAAGCAATTTAAAAGGTCCTGTAAATAAGCTGATTGCCATTGCAGATGAATGTACAGCAGAACTAGATGCTTATAGCAGGTATCTTGCCAAACCGGATACTTCACGGACAGATATTGAAGCCGTGTTGTTATTACCTGACGAACTCAGTGATTTAAGAGCTACGCTAGGCTTAGGTAAATTTAAGAAATGGGCAGATGATGCTATTTCAACAAAAAAAGGGCTGGTTGATGTTGAGGAATTCTGGACATATACCAAATCGCCTTTACCTTCCAAGATCAATAAAAAGGAAGCTGAATTAATTCAGAACCTTGCTCAAAAAGCGGGTTATGGCATAGCTCCTGATACTCGTTACCATCATGCTAAGACGAGCGCAGATGGAAAACTGGTTCTATTTCCTGAAGGACACAGCAAATACTTTGAACCATCCAAGGCTTATAGTGAAATGGGCATGGCACTCCGTCTAGGGGCAATGGTTGCCACAATTGATTCGCATGTCGATCAGGCGGAATTAAATTTATTAACTCAGCTCATTGACTACGATACCAATCTATCACCTACCGAAAAACAATCACTACACGCCTACTTAATATGGAGGCTCAATACACCTTCAAATATCACAGGCTTGAAAGCCAGACTGGAAACATTAGGTAAAACAGAAAAAGCAGCGGTTAGTCGCATACTTGTCGGTGTAGCGATGGCGGATGGAAAAATAGATCCAGAAGAAATCAAACAACTTGAAAAACTCTATACCTTGTTAGGTCTTGATAAAGCCCTTGTTACCGGAGATATTCATGGAATGTCATCAGGTAAAGCTGGTTTAAGACCTTCAAGTTCTCAATCAGAAACAACTTCGTCAACTCCTACCTCGTTCCAGTTGAATGAAAGTATCCTTGCGATTCACGAATCAGAAACCAAAGATGTACAAAGCATGTTGGGCGCAATATTCGTGGAAGAGGAACCTACAGGCGAGCCCGGTAACTCAACTACGGACAGCACTACTATAGAGGAAGAAATCGGAATTGATAAACGTCATTATGCTTTGTTTGAAAGCCTGATACGAAAAGATAAATGGACTCGTGAAGAAGTGGAGGCGCTGTGCCGTGATTCAGGTCTGATGGTTAGCGGAGCATTGGAAACTATTAATGACTGGTCGTTTGATAAAGCAGATGCAGCTGTAATAGAAGAAGATGGTGACGCAATTTATGTCGATCAGGAAATCGTAGAAGAGATAGAAGGTTAA